In Streptomyces sp. NBC_00483, a single window of DNA contains:
- a CDS encoding PP2C family protein-serine/threonine phosphatase gives MALRRERRGRKQRAEADTFPARLRMRVHRVRTAVRKSGVDYFRGDGSDWIALVGLLITIPVIAFATILNPVWCAPAVLVLPIVAGGLLLRPASLLGLYAAAAAALIVESFQLGPYTQRAAGVTPGTVLTVAACGFFGLLIAQFRSRVGVPWRRGGTMLFDLRERIRTQSRLPKLPPGWHREMALRPAGGQSFSGDFVVAARTNNGRTLEVVLTDVSGKGMDAASRALLLAGAFSGLLGSLPPHAFLPAANGYLLRQDWDEGFATSIHLVLDLESGDYELYSAGHPPGLQLSAGTGRWEEKAAEGPLLGVYDGAEFDATKGTLRPGDVLMLFTDGLVETSERDISEGMDRLTGEADRYVTGGFHGAAWHLIEAVAKDVNDDRALLLICRDA, from the coding sequence ATGGCGCTACGACGAGAGCGGCGCGGGCGCAAACAGCGCGCGGAGGCCGATACGTTCCCGGCCCGGTTGAGAATGCGCGTACACCGGGTCCGCACAGCCGTGCGCAAATCCGGAGTGGACTACTTCCGCGGGGACGGTTCCGACTGGATCGCGCTCGTCGGGCTGCTCATCACCATCCCGGTGATCGCCTTCGCCACCATCCTCAATCCGGTGTGGTGCGCGCCCGCCGTCCTCGTCCTGCCGATCGTCGCGGGCGGCCTGCTGCTGCGCCCCGCCAGCCTGCTCGGCCTGTACGCGGCGGCGGCCGCGGCGCTGATCGTGGAATCGTTCCAGCTGGGCCCCTACACGCAGCGCGCGGCCGGGGTCACGCCCGGCACCGTGCTCACGGTCGCGGCCTGCGGGTTCTTCGGCCTGCTCATCGCCCAGTTCCGCAGCCGGGTCGGCGTGCCCTGGCGGCGTGGCGGAACGATGCTCTTCGACCTGCGCGAACGTATCCGCACGCAGAGCCGGCTGCCCAAGCTGCCGCCGGGCTGGCACCGCGAGATGGCGCTGCGTCCTGCGGGCGGCCAGTCGTTCTCCGGCGACTTCGTGGTGGCGGCCCGTACGAACAACGGCCGCACGCTGGAGGTCGTCCTCACGGACGTGTCGGGCAAGGGCATGGACGCGGCCAGCCGGGCCCTGCTGCTGGCCGGCGCCTTCAGCGGCCTGCTCGGCTCGCTGCCGCCGCACGCCTTCCTGCCCGCGGCGAACGGCTATCTGCTCCGCCAGGACTGGGACGAGGGCTTCGCGACCTCGATCCACCTCGTCCTCGACCTGGAGTCCGGGGACTACGAGCTGTACTCGGCGGGCCACCCGCCGGGCCTGCAGCTCAGCGCGGGCACGGGCCGCTGGGAGGAGAAGGCGGCCGAGGGCCCGCTCCTCGGCGTCTACGACGGGGCCGAATTCGACGCCACGAAGGGGACGCTGCGCCCCGGTGACGTGCTGATGCTGTTCACGGACGGCCTCGTCGAGACCTCCGAGCGGGACATCAGCGAGGGCATGGACCGCCTCACCGGGGAAGCCGACCGGTATGTGACCGGCGGCTTCCACGGCGCGGCCTGGCACCTCATCGAGGCGGTGGCCAAGGACGTCAACGACGACCGGGCGCTGCTGCTGATCTGCCGGGACGCGTGA
- a CDS encoding Fpg/Nei family DNA glycosylase: MPEGHTIHRLAKDHAEKFAGRKATVTSPQGKFSDAAALLTGQELTHTEAIGKHLFLGFGDEGAWIHIHLGLFGKYTFGATPAPPPTDTVRLRLANDTHYADLRGPTTCALITDAEKQAIHDRLGPDPLRQGEDPARAYARISRSRTTIAALLMDQKVIAGVGNVYRAEVLFRHGIDPYTPGKNLTESQLHAIWDDLVALMHDGVRANRIDTVRPEHTPEAMNRAPRVDDHGGEVYVYRRAPQPCHLCGTEIRTAELAARNLFWCPTCQPPR; encoded by the coding sequence GTGCCCGAAGGCCACACCATCCACCGCCTGGCCAAGGACCACGCCGAGAAATTCGCCGGCCGCAAGGCCACCGTGACCAGCCCCCAGGGCAAGTTCTCCGACGCGGCAGCGCTCCTCACCGGCCAAGAACTCACCCACACCGAGGCCATCGGCAAGCACCTCTTCCTCGGCTTCGGCGACGAGGGCGCCTGGATCCACATCCACCTCGGCCTCTTCGGCAAGTACACCTTCGGCGCGACCCCCGCCCCGCCCCCCACGGACACCGTCCGCCTGCGCCTCGCGAACGACACCCACTACGCGGACCTCCGCGGCCCCACCACCTGCGCGCTCATCACGGACGCCGAGAAGCAGGCGATACACGACCGCCTCGGCCCGGACCCGCTGCGCCAGGGCGAGGACCCCGCCAGGGCCTACGCCCGGATCTCCCGCAGCCGCACCACCATCGCCGCGCTCCTCATGGACCAGAAGGTGATCGCGGGCGTCGGCAACGTCTACCGCGCCGAGGTCCTCTTCCGCCACGGCATCGACCCGTACACCCCGGGAAAGAACCTCACCGAGTCCCAACTCCACGCCATCTGGGACGACTTGGTGGCGCTGATGCACGACGGCGTCCGCGCCAACCGCATCGACACCGTCCGCCCCGAGCACACCCCCGAGGCGATGAACCGCGCGCCGCGCGTCGACGACCACGGCGGCGAGGTCTACGTCTACCGGCGCGCGCCACAGCCCTGCCACCTGTGCGGCACCGAGATCCGCACGGCGGAACTGGCGGCCCGCAACCTCTTCTGGTGCCCCACGTGCCAACCGCCCCGTTAG
- a CDS encoding ribose-5-phosphate isomerase — protein MRVYLGSDHAGYELKNHLVEWLKAHGHEPVDCGPHIYDAQDDYPPFCLRAAERTAGDPDALGVVIGGSGNGEQIAANKVKGVRAALAWSEQTAALGREHNNANVISIGGRMHTEEEATKFVEIFLATPYSNEERHQRRIDMLSAYETSGVLPAIPAHHPQQD, from the coding sequence ATGCGCGTGTACCTCGGCTCGGATCATGCCGGCTACGAACTCAAGAACCACCTGGTCGAATGGCTCAAGGCCCACGGCCACGAGCCCGTCGACTGCGGGCCCCACATCTACGACGCCCAGGACGACTACCCGCCGTTCTGCCTCCGCGCCGCGGAGCGGACGGCCGGGGACCCGGACGCCCTCGGCGTCGTGATCGGCGGCTCCGGCAACGGTGAGCAGATCGCCGCGAACAAGGTGAAGGGCGTCCGTGCGGCTCTCGCCTGGAGCGAGCAGACCGCTGCGCTGGGCCGTGAGCACAACAACGCGAACGTGATCTCCATCGGTGGGCGGATGCACACGGAGGAGGAGGCGACGAAGTTCGTCGAGATCTTCCTGGCGACGCCGTACTCCAACGAGGAGCGCCACCAGCGCCGCATCGACATGCTGTCGGCCTACGAGACGTCCGGCGTGCTCCCCGCGATCCCCGCGCACCACCCGCAGCAGGACTAG
- a CDS encoding cation:proton antiporter has translation MGGAFLAAAVLARLGGRIGLPTIPLFILAGILLGPHTPGVVLLSDPHDLEMLSALGLVLLLFYLGLEFHMDDLKTGGRKMALAGGTYLALNVGAGLGFGFALGWGTSEALVLAGVLGISSSAIVTKVLVDTGRLGNPETKPILGIIVVEDIFLALYLAALQPILSGADSLSAAVLDGGKAFGFLLLLALAARFGTRLVGKLFNTKDDELLVISFLGAAVFVAGVSEWFGVADAIGAFMVGLMLGSTTSGERIMKLVHPLRDAFGAIFFFAFGLSIDPGDLPTVLWPVLAAVAVTLVMNVLAGLGAAKIYGFGSGPAANISTTLLARGEFALILATMAAGAGLDERLSPFIAGYVLLLAVLGPLAAGRSEWLARILPLKERAPVLDEPRVGAGV, from the coding sequence ATGGGCGGCGCCTTTCTCGCGGCCGCCGTCCTCGCCCGCCTGGGAGGGCGGATAGGCCTCCCCACCATTCCCCTGTTCATCCTGGCCGGGATCCTGCTCGGCCCCCACACGCCGGGCGTCGTGCTGCTCTCCGACCCGCACGACCTGGAGATGCTCTCCGCGCTCGGACTCGTACTTCTGCTCTTCTATCTCGGCCTCGAGTTCCACATGGACGACCTGAAGACGGGTGGCCGCAAGATGGCCCTCGCCGGCGGGACGTACCTCGCGCTGAACGTCGGCGCCGGCCTCGGTTTCGGATTCGCCCTCGGCTGGGGCACATCCGAAGCTCTGGTCCTCGCCGGGGTGCTCGGCATCTCGTCGTCCGCGATCGTCACCAAGGTTCTTGTCGACACCGGCCGGCTCGGGAATCCCGAGACCAAGCCGATCCTCGGGATCATCGTGGTCGAGGACATCTTCCTCGCCCTGTATCTGGCCGCGCTGCAGCCGATCCTGTCCGGGGCGGACTCGCTGTCGGCGGCCGTGCTCGACGGCGGCAAGGCCTTCGGGTTCCTGCTGCTGCTCGCCCTCGCGGCGCGCTTCGGCACCCGGCTCGTCGGCAAGCTGTTCAACACCAAGGACGACGAGCTCCTCGTCATCTCCTTCCTCGGTGCGGCGGTGTTCGTGGCCGGGGTCTCCGAGTGGTTCGGGGTCGCCGACGCCATCGGGGCGTTCATGGTCGGCCTGATGCTCGGGTCCACCACGTCCGGCGAGCGGATCATGAAGCTGGTGCACCCGCTGCGGGACGCCTTCGGCGCGATCTTCTTCTTCGCGTTCGGCCTCTCCATCGACCCCGGCGACCTGCCGACGGTGCTGTGGCCCGTGCTCGCGGCGGTCGCGGTGACGCTCGTCATGAACGTGCTCGCGGGACTCGGGGCGGCGAAGATCTACGGATTCGGGAGCGGGCCCGCCGCGAACATCTCGACCACGTTGCTGGCGCGCGGCGAGTTCGCGCTGATCCTCGCCACGATGGCCGCGGGCGCGGGGCTCGACGAACGCCTGTCGCCGTTCATCGCGGGATACGTGCTGCTGCTCGCGGTGCTCGGGCCGCTGGCCGCCGGCCGGTCCGAATGGCTGGCCAGGATCCTGCCGCTCAAGGAGCGGGCGCCGGTGCTCGATGAGCCACGGGTGGGCGCCGGGGTGTAG
- a CDS encoding GNAT family N-acetyltransferase, translating to MATDLRTLRDSEWDHWYGKLERAFGGVAEAAEERGLYRELTVLDRSLGVWDGAECVGTAGAFPFRVAVPGGAFVTAAGVTMVSVAATHRRRGILTGMMRRQLDDVREWGEPLAVLTASEPVIYGRFGYGIGTRKAAVRIESRQVRIEAPAEADQVRLRYVEVAEGAERCESVYLRTVGTRPGMLARTPGWERLPLLDPEQERDGASPLQCVVAERDGEAVGFTRFQVRPDSAGGVERNRVLVREVTSVEPAAYAALWRFLCSIDLTETVECGNLPVDDPLFSLVSDIRRCGVRVRDSMHVRLVEVGEALEARTYLTPVDVVFEVADAFCPWNEGRWRLTGDAKGGASCKRTEEPADLALSVRELGAAYLGDVSLMELAGAGRVRELRPGALAEASVAFGSTVAPWLPHGF from the coding sequence ATGGCGACCGATCTGCGCACCTTGCGGGACAGCGAGTGGGACCACTGGTACGGGAAGCTGGAGCGGGCCTTCGGCGGAGTGGCCGAGGCGGCCGAGGAGCGCGGGCTCTACCGGGAGCTGACCGTCCTCGACCGCTCGCTCGGGGTCTGGGACGGGGCCGAGTGCGTGGGCACGGCGGGCGCCTTCCCGTTCCGCGTCGCGGTGCCCGGCGGGGCCTTCGTGACCGCGGCGGGCGTGACGATGGTCAGCGTCGCCGCGACGCACCGCAGGCGCGGCATCCTGACCGGGATGATGCGCCGTCAACTCGACGACGTACGAGAGTGGGGCGAGCCCCTCGCGGTCCTCACGGCGTCCGAACCCGTCATCTACGGGCGGTTCGGCTACGGCATCGGGACCCGCAAGGCCGCGGTGCGCATCGAGTCCCGGCAGGTACGGATCGAGGCGCCCGCCGAGGCCGACCAGGTGCGACTGCGGTACGTGGAGGTCGCGGAGGGCGCCGAGCGGTGCGAGTCCGTGTATCTGCGGACCGTGGGGACGCGGCCCGGGATGCTCGCCCGGACGCCCGGCTGGGAGCGGCTTCCGCTGCTCGACCCGGAACAGGAGCGGGACGGGGCCTCGCCGCTCCAGTGCGTCGTGGCCGAACGGGACGGGGAGGCGGTCGGGTTCACGCGTTTCCAGGTCCGGCCGGACTCCGCGGGCGGGGTGGAGCGCAACCGGGTCCTGGTGCGCGAGGTGACCTCGGTCGAGCCCGCGGCGTACGCGGCGCTGTGGCGGTTCCTGTGCTCCATCGACCTGACGGAGACCGTGGAATGCGGGAACCTTCCGGTGGACGACCCGCTGTTCTCGCTGGTCTCCGACATCCGGCGGTGCGGCGTACGGGTGCGTGACTCGATGCACGTACGCCTGGTGGAGGTGGGCGAGGCGCTCGAAGCGCGTACGTATCTCACGCCCGTGGACGTCGTGTTCGAGGTGGCGGACGCCTTCTGCCCCTGGAACGAGGGGCGTTGGCGGCTCACCGGCGACGCGAAGGGCGGCGCGTCCTGCAAGCGGACCGAGGAGCCGGCCGATCTCGCCCTGTCCGTACGGGAGTTGGGCGCGGCCTATCTCGGCGACGTGTCACTGATGGAGCTGGCAGGGGCCGGGCGGGTGCGGGAGCTGCGGCCCGGAGCGCTCGCGGAGGCGTCGGTGGCGTTCGGCTCGACCGTCGCGCCGTGGCTGCCGCACGGGTTCTAA
- a CDS encoding serine/threonine-protein kinase — translation MASRYRLDESIGQGGMGRVWRAVDEMLDRRVAVKEMRIDGLDPEDARTRRERTLREARATARIDHPGVVRVYDVVDEGERLWIVMELVDGRSLEQLLVDDGPLPADEVARIGLSLAGALRQVHAGGVLHRDIKPGNVLMERVGQRRVMLTDFGIAAIQDAKALTMVGMLVGSPDYMAPERVSGHLQGPPSDLWSLGATLCAALGGSSPFSRETTLATLHAVLYEEPRLPPDAGPLGPLLAGLLAKEPQDRPDVDTVTGALAPTEAPELPEAPAPGTRTLDIGLRRPEPTPAPAPAQPPRGNRRRTTLIATGGVLAVGLAAALALTLPNGDPQAGGSTPTTSRPPTVEGTSRPPAESLPAGARREAGYAWVPPKGWERVVKTASEVHYTSPDGTQELVAQSALAKDDLLATWQKSERAAHQGQDYEKLRLTRTTFRGRPAVVWEYLFTLKGARWHAELLGFDRGNRSYQVGTWYRPEVAGQAKATYERVKKTFTPQSSPAGD, via the coding sequence GTGGCGTCCCGCTACCGCCTGGACGAATCCATAGGCCAGGGTGGAATGGGGCGCGTGTGGCGCGCGGTGGACGAAATGCTCGACCGCCGGGTCGCCGTCAAGGAAATGCGCATCGACGGGCTCGACCCCGAGGACGCCCGCACCCGCCGCGAGCGCACGCTGCGCGAGGCCCGCGCCACCGCCCGCATCGACCACCCGGGTGTGGTGCGCGTCTATGACGTCGTCGACGAGGGCGAACGCCTGTGGATCGTCATGGAGCTGGTCGACGGCCGCTCCCTGGAGCAACTCCTCGTCGACGACGGGCCGTTGCCGGCGGACGAGGTCGCGCGGATCGGACTGAGCCTGGCCGGGGCGCTGCGGCAGGTGCACGCGGGCGGCGTGCTGCACCGGGACATCAAGCCCGGCAACGTACTGATGGAGCGCGTGGGGCAGCGCCGCGTCATGCTCACGGACTTCGGCATCGCCGCGATCCAGGACGCCAAGGCGCTCACCATGGTCGGCATGCTGGTCGGCTCGCCCGACTACATGGCCCCGGAGCGGGTCTCGGGCCATCTACAGGGCCCGCCGTCCGACCTCTGGTCGCTGGGGGCGACGCTCTGCGCGGCGCTCGGCGGCAGCTCGCCGTTCTCCCGGGAGACGACCCTCGCGACGCTGCACGCCGTCCTCTACGAGGAGCCGCGCCTGCCGCCCGACGCGGGTCCGCTGGGTCCGCTCCTCGCGGGCCTGCTGGCGAAGGAACCGCAGGACCGCCCCGACGTCGACACGGTGACCGGGGCGCTGGCCCCCACCGAGGCCCCGGAACTCCCGGAGGCGCCGGCGCCCGGGACCCGCACCCTCGACATCGGCCTGCGCCGCCCGGAGCCCACACCTGCGCCCGCGCCCGCACAGCCTCCGCGCGGGAACCGCCGCAGGACCACGCTCATCGCGACCGGGGGAGTACTGGCCGTGGGCCTCGCGGCGGCCCTCGCCCTCACGCTGCCGAACGGGGACCCGCAGGCGGGCGGCTCGACACCCACGACATCCCGCCCGCCCACCGTCGAGGGCACGTCCCGGCCGCCCGCCGAGAGCCTCCCCGCGGGCGCGCGCCGGGAGGCGGGGTACGCGTGGGTGCCGCCGAAGGGCTGGGAGCGGGTGGTGAAGACGGCGTCCGAGGTGCACTACACGTCACCGGACGGCACCCAGGAGCTCGTCGCCCAGTCGGCCCTCGCGAAGGACGACCTCCTGGCCACGTGGCAGAAGTCCGAACGCGCCGCGCACCAGGGCCAGGACTACGAGAAGCTCCGCCTGACCCGCACCACGTTCCGCGGCCGCCCCGCGGTGGTCTGGGAGTACCTCTTCACCCTGAAGGGCGCCCGCTGGCACGCGGAACTCCTGGGCTTCGACCGCGGAAACAGGTCCTACCAGGTGGGTACGTGGTACCGACCGGAGGTGGCGGGGCAGGCGAAGGCAACGTACGAGCGGGTGAAGAAGACGTTCACGCCCCAATCAAGCCCCGCCGGCGATTGA
- a CDS encoding amino acid permease, with the protein MTTQSPPTTGASSGTPPTGGDGDGLKAGLKNRHLSMIAIGGVIGAGLFVGSSSGIAAAGPAILVSYALVGAMVVFVMRMLGEMAAARPSSGSFSAYADQALGRWAGFSIGWLYWFFWVVVLAVEATAGAKILNGWIPGVPQWGWALIVMIVLTVVNLAAVGSYGEFEFWFAGIKVVAIAAFVIVGLLAVFGLLPGSDNPGSGLQHLTDSGGFFPKGPGAILTGVLMVVFSFMGSEIVTLAAGESEDPQKAVTRATNSVIWRIGIFYLGSIFVVLTLLPWNDPSIVKEGSYVAALNSIGIPHAGQVMDVIVLTAVLSCLNSGLYTASRMAFSLGQRGDAPKAFAKTTSRGVPRVAILGSVVFGFLAVWFNYQWPDTVFNFLLNSSGAVALFVWLVICFTQLKMRGMILRDQPEKLVVKMWLFPYLTWATIAMISFVLVYMLTDKDGREQVLLSLLVAAFVVGFALVREKVQRAKA; encoded by the coding sequence ATGACCACGCAGTCGCCCCCCACCACCGGGGCCTCCTCCGGTACGCCGCCCACCGGCGGCGACGGTGACGGACTCAAGGCAGGGCTGAAGAACCGGCACCTGTCCATGATCGCCATCGGCGGTGTCATCGGAGCCGGTCTGTTCGTCGGCTCCAGCTCCGGCATCGCGGCCGCAGGACCCGCCATCCTCGTCTCGTACGCCCTCGTCGGCGCGATGGTCGTCTTCGTGATGCGGATGTTGGGCGAGATGGCCGCCGCACGGCCCTCGTCCGGCTCCTTCTCCGCCTATGCCGACCAGGCCCTCGGCCGCTGGGCCGGCTTCTCCATCGGCTGGCTCTACTGGTTCTTCTGGGTCGTGGTGCTCGCCGTGGAGGCGACGGCGGGCGCGAAGATCCTCAACGGCTGGATACCGGGCGTCCCGCAGTGGGGGTGGGCGCTGATCGTGATGATCGTGCTCACCGTCGTGAACCTGGCGGCCGTCGGCTCGTACGGAGAGTTCGAGTTCTGGTTCGCCGGGATCAAGGTCGTCGCGATCGCGGCGTTCGTGATCGTGGGCCTGCTCGCCGTCTTCGGGCTGCTGCCCGGCTCCGACAACCCGGGGTCCGGGCTCCAACACCTCACCGATTCCGGCGGCTTCTTCCCGAAGGGGCCCGGAGCGATCCTCACCGGTGTCCTGATGGTCGTCTTCTCCTTCATGGGCTCCGAGATCGTCACGCTCGCCGCCGGTGAGTCCGAGGACCCGCAGAAGGCCGTCACCAGGGCCACGAACTCCGTGATCTGGCGCATCGGCATCTTCTACCTGGGCTCGATCTTCGTCGTGCTTACGCTGCTGCCGTGGAACGATCCGTCGATCGTCAAGGAGGGGTCCTACGTGGCCGCTCTGAACTCCATCGGCATCCCGCACGCCGGGCAGGTCATGGACGTCATCGTGCTGACCGCGGTGCTGTCGTGTCTGAACTCGGGGCTGTACACCGCTTCCCGTATGGCCTTCTCGCTCGGGCAGCGCGGTGACGCGCCGAAGGCGTTCGCGAAGACCACGTCGCGCGGTGTGCCGCGGGTCGCGATCCTCGGGTCCGTCGTCTTCGGGTTCCTCGCGGTCTGGTTCAACTACCAGTGGCCGGACACCGTCTTCAACTTCCTGCTGAACTCCTCCGGAGCCGTCGCGTTGTTCGTGTGGCTCGTCATCTGTTTCACGCAGTTGAAGATGCGCGGGATGATCCTGCGGGACCAGCCGGAGAAGCTTGTCGTCAAGATGTGGCTGTTCCCGTATCTGACGTGGGCGACGATCGCGATGATCTCGTTCGTGCTTGTGTACATGTTGACGGACAAGGACGGGCGGGAGCAGGTTCTGCTTTCTCTGCTCGTTGCGGCGTTCGTTGTCGGGTTCGCGCTCGTACGCGAGAAGGTTCAGCGGGCGAAGGCGTGA